A region from the Cannabis sativa cultivar Pink pepper isolate KNU-18-1 chromosome 9, ASM2916894v1, whole genome shotgun sequence genome encodes:
- the LOC115723130 gene encoding auxin-responsive protein IAA13 isoform X1, translating to MGLGGESARRTPRHLGPIIIIITITIITPLHLLLLLLQPNPISLISHISIFTSPLTPFFSLTLKTQTLFIKSSVFFFFFLMKGTLGLLGSSSNEESSVGKVVADTKVEEEYVGMSSEVESDLELGLGLSLGSCVGGKSSKPSTWGECGRILMAKDFPSSRGPNSRLTNIKTGSVAVGTKRTAADSVSQDGGSSPPRVSQVVGWPPIRASRLHNQSKSSRTGEDEKVIGEKEKSKEGLMKKKNNNNNNDVNGKEQGHLGYVKVNIDGVAIGRKVDLSAHSCYETLSQTLVDMFFKPNLTVNLNGLNGEKEQAAKSSKLLDGSSEFALTYEDKDGDWMLVGDVPWGMFLGSVKRLRIMRTSEANGLAAPRFQERNERQRCKPI from the exons ATGGGGTTGGGTGGTGAGAGTGCTAGGCGCACTCCCAGACATCTGGgtcccatcatcatcatcatcaccatcaccATCATCACTCCCCTTcaccttcttctccttcttctccaACCCAACCCCATTTCTCTCATTTCCCATATTTCCATCTTTACTTCTCCTCTCACACCATTTTTCTCTCTAACCTTAAAGACTCAAACTTTATTCATCAAAAGctctgtttttttctttttttttttaatgaaaggaACTCTTGGTCTTCTGGGTAGCTCTTCTAATGAGGAGTCATCAGTGGGAAAAGTAGTAGCTGATACTAAGGTTGAAGAAGAGTATGTGGGTATGTCATCTGAAGTTGAGTCGGATCTTGAACTGGGTTTGGGGCTAAGCCTTGGTAGTTGTGTTGGTGGGAAATCATCTAAGCCGTCCACTTGGGGTGAGTGTGGTCGTATTTTGATGGCTAAGGACTTCCCTTCTTCTCGTGGACCAAACTCTCGTTTGACTAATATTAAGACTGGTTCTGTTGCTGTTGGGACTAAAAGAACTGCTGCTGACTCTGTTTCTCAAGATGGTGGCTCTTCTCCTCCTAGGGTCAG TCAGGTTGTGGGTTGGCCACCAATAAGAGCTTCAAGGTTGCATAATCAATCAAAGAGTTCAAGGACAGGTGAAGATGAGAAGGTGAttggagaaaaagaaaaatctaagGAGGgtttgatgaagaagaagaataataataacaataatgatGTTAATGGCAAAGAACAAGGGCATCTTGGTTATGTCAAAGTCAATATAGATGGTGTAGCTATAGGGAGAAAAGTTGACTTGAGTGCTCACTCTTGTTATGAAACTTTATCCCAAACTTTGGTTGACATGTTTTTCAAACCAAATTTGACTGTCAACTTGAATG GGTTAAATGGAGAGAAGGAGCAAGCAGCAAAATCTTCCAAGCTTTTGGATGGATCTTCTGAGTTTGCTTTGACTTATGAAGACAAAGATGGTGATTGGATGCTTGTAGGAGATGTCCCTTGGGG GATGTTCCTCGGCTCGGTGAAAAGGCTGCGAATCATGAGAACTTCTGAAGCTAATGGACTCG CAGCTCCAAGATTTCAAGAAAGGAATGAAAGACAAAGGTGCAAACCGATATAG
- the LOC115723130 gene encoding auxin-responsive protein IAA13 isoform X2: MGLGGESARRTPRHLGPIIIIITITIITPLHLLLLLLQPNPISLISHISIFTSPLTPFFSLTLKTQTLFIKSSVFFFFFLMKGTLGLLGSSSNEESSVGKVVADTKVEEEYVGMSSEVESDLELGLGLSLGSCVGGKSSKPSTWGECGRILMAKDFPSSRGPNSRLTNIKTGSVAVGTKRTAADSVSQDGGSSPPRVSQVVGWPPIRASRLHNQSKSSRTGEDEKVIGEKEKSKEGLMKKKNNNNNNDVNGKEQGHLGYVKVNIDGVAIGRKVDLSAHSCYETLSQTLVDMFFKPNLTVNLNGLNGEKEQAAKSSKLLDGSSEFALTYEDKDGDWMLVGDVPWGMFLGSVKRLRIMRTSEANGLAPRFQERNERQRCKPI, from the exons ATGGGGTTGGGTGGTGAGAGTGCTAGGCGCACTCCCAGACATCTGGgtcccatcatcatcatcatcaccatcaccATCATCACTCCCCTTcaccttcttctccttcttctccaACCCAACCCCATTTCTCTCATTTCCCATATTTCCATCTTTACTTCTCCTCTCACACCATTTTTCTCTCTAACCTTAAAGACTCAAACTTTATTCATCAAAAGctctgtttttttctttttttttttaatgaaaggaACTCTTGGTCTTCTGGGTAGCTCTTCTAATGAGGAGTCATCAGTGGGAAAAGTAGTAGCTGATACTAAGGTTGAAGAAGAGTATGTGGGTATGTCATCTGAAGTTGAGTCGGATCTTGAACTGGGTTTGGGGCTAAGCCTTGGTAGTTGTGTTGGTGGGAAATCATCTAAGCCGTCCACTTGGGGTGAGTGTGGTCGTATTTTGATGGCTAAGGACTTCCCTTCTTCTCGTGGACCAAACTCTCGTTTGACTAATATTAAGACTGGTTCTGTTGCTGTTGGGACTAAAAGAACTGCTGCTGACTCTGTTTCTCAAGATGGTGGCTCTTCTCCTCCTAGGGTCAG TCAGGTTGTGGGTTGGCCACCAATAAGAGCTTCAAGGTTGCATAATCAATCAAAGAGTTCAAGGACAGGTGAAGATGAGAAGGTGAttggagaaaaagaaaaatctaagGAGGgtttgatgaagaagaagaataataataacaataatgatGTTAATGGCAAAGAACAAGGGCATCTTGGTTATGTCAAAGTCAATATAGATGGTGTAGCTATAGGGAGAAAAGTTGACTTGAGTGCTCACTCTTGTTATGAAACTTTATCCCAAACTTTGGTTGACATGTTTTTCAAACCAAATTTGACTGTCAACTTGAATG GGTTAAATGGAGAGAAGGAGCAAGCAGCAAAATCTTCCAAGCTTTTGGATGGATCTTCTGAGTTTGCTTTGACTTATGAAGACAAAGATGGTGATTGGATGCTTGTAGGAGATGTCCCTTGGGG GATGTTCCTCGGCTCGGTGAAAAGGCTGCGAATCATGAGAACTTCTGAAGCTAATGGACTCG CTCCAAGATTTCAAGAAAGGAATGAAAGACAAAGGTGCAAACCGATATAG